The following proteins are encoded in a genomic region of Sneathiella marina:
- a CDS encoding YVTN family beta-propeller repeat protein, giving the protein MKNKHLKSSAVELRFLGLLLTFIFLSGSAWAQTAYVSNEKDNSISIIDLKSFEVTETLKVGQRPRAILLSKDQSKLFICASDSDTVQVLDLTTNQIIQELPSGDDPEQFALHPDGKRLFIANEDDNMTTVVDVETGKAINEIQVGVEPEGMAVSPDGKWAVNTSETTNMVHWIDTDVMNVVENTLVDQRPRHAEFSPDGQQLWVSSEIGGTVSIIDVQSKKIIEKISFSVVGIENGRVQPVGIRLSSNGKWAFVALGPANRIAVVNAESFEVEEYLLVGRRVWHMDFTPDEKYLLTTNGVSGDVSVIDVEDMKVVKTIKVGRFPWGVVTRP; this is encoded by the coding sequence TTACCTTTATATTTCTGTCAGGATCCGCCTGGGCCCAAACGGCATATGTATCTAATGAAAAAGATAATAGTATTTCGATAATTGACCTAAAAAGCTTTGAGGTAACGGAAACCCTGAAAGTCGGACAGAGACCTCGCGCTATTCTACTATCCAAAGATCAATCCAAATTATTTATTTGCGCTTCGGATAGCGATACAGTTCAGGTTCTTGATTTGACGACAAACCAAATAATTCAGGAACTACCCTCCGGTGATGATCCTGAACAATTTGCACTCCATCCAGACGGCAAACGACTTTTTATAGCAAATGAAGACGACAATATGACGACCGTTGTTGACGTTGAAACCGGTAAGGCGATTAATGAAATCCAGGTCGGTGTCGAGCCGGAAGGCATGGCTGTTAGTCCCGATGGAAAATGGGCGGTGAATACGTCGGAAACAACTAATATGGTTCACTGGATTGATACGGACGTAATGAATGTTGTTGAAAATACTCTGGTTGACCAACGGCCTCGACATGCTGAATTTTCTCCAGACGGTCAGCAGCTTTGGGTTTCTTCAGAAATCGGCGGAACTGTATCCATAATTGACGTCCAAAGTAAAAAAATCATCGAGAAAATTTCTTTTTCAGTTGTTGGAATCGAAAATGGGCGCGTTCAACCGGTAGGTATTCGGTTATCGTCAAATGGAAAATGGGCGTTTGTCGCGTTGGGTCCAGCCAATCGAATTGCGGTGGTGAATGCTGAAAGTTTTGAAGTTGAAGAATATCTTTTAGTAGGCCGCCGCGTTTGGCACATGGATTTCACTCCGGATGAAAAATATCTGCTGACAACCAATGGAGTTAGCGGGGATGTTTCCGTCATAGATGTCGAGGATATGAAAGTAGTTAAAACTATTAAGGTTGGCCGGTTTCCTTGGGGTGTCGTAACACGACCTTGA